In Nitrobacteraceae bacterium AZCC 1564, the following proteins share a genomic window:
- a CDS encoding hypothetical protein (product_source=Hypo-rule applied; superfamily=103473; transmembrane_helix_parts=Outside_1_3,TMhelix_4_21,Inside_22_27,TMhelix_28_50,Outside_51_90) has translation MDGLTLFRLFAVTAMLVCYALEDRSPWFIFGFAVSCALGSAYGFLHGAWALWSCRGDLGAGGVAALVCQAASGGIALRDESSGLLDQLSE, from the coding sequence GTGGATGGGTTGACGTTATTTAGACTGTTTGCCGTGACGGCAATGCTGGTCTGCTATGCCCTGGAAGATCGCAGTCCGTGGTTCATCTTTGGATTCGCGGTGTCCTGTGCGTTGGGGTCGGCTTACGGATTTCTGCATGGGGCGTGGGCCCTTTGGTCTTGTCGAGGCGATCTGGGCGCTGGTGGCGTTGCGGCGCTGGTTTGCCAAGCAGCGAGCGGCGGCATAGCGCTGCGCGACGAGAGTTCCGGTTTGCTTGATCAGCTTTCGGAATAA
- a CDS encoding hypothetical protein (product_source=COG5388; cog=COG5388; pfam=PF07310; superfamily=103025), with the protein MLKLWDRSKRGAVLPHTSAVHDEDLARLREKVLLLDVEWQDDEPRYLIRYQGSDIDRMHNRNCVGLYLNDVMEPSIREKGLKTYRRVVDQRLPAFNSTVIQDESGATVHYERLLLPFTWTGEQVDQIYSIVTLFTEDNQSPFQTLKSARSRNDQP; encoded by the coding sequence ATGCTCAAGCTATGGGATCGCTCGAAACGGGGAGCGGTCTTGCCGCACACATCCGCCGTTCACGATGAAGATCTCGCCCGGCTGCGCGAGAAGGTGTTGCTACTCGATGTCGAGTGGCAGGACGATGAGCCCCGTTACCTGATTCGGTACCAAGGCTCGGACATCGATCGGATGCACAATCGCAATTGCGTCGGCCTCTACCTGAATGACGTGATGGAGCCGTCCATTCGCGAGAAGGGGTTGAAAACCTACCGGCGCGTTGTCGACCAGCGGCTGCCTGCGTTCAATTCGACCGTTATCCAAGACGAGAGTGGCGCAACTGTGCACTATGAACGGCTGCTCCTGCCGTTCACGTGGACCGGTGAGCAGGTCGACCAGATCTACAGCATCGTCACGCTGTTTACCGAAGATAATCAGTCACCGTTCCAGACGCTGAAGAGCGCCCGTTCCCGGAACGATCAACCCTGA
- a CDS encoding aspartyl-tRNA(Asn)/glutamyl-tRNA(Gln) amidotransferase subunit C (product_source=KO:K02435; cog=COG0721; ko=KO:K02435; pfam=PF02686; superfamily=141000; tigrfam=TIGR00135): MSVDTATVRRIAHLARIAVKDEEVAHLQGELNAILAFVEQLSEVNVDGIEPMTSVMPMEMKKRADVVTDGEIPEKVLANAPATEDHFFLVPKVVE; this comes from the coding sequence ATGTCAGTCGATACCGCCACCGTCCGCCGGATCGCGCATCTTGCGCGCATTGCCGTCAAGGATGAGGAAGTGGCCCATCTGCAGGGCGAACTGAATGCCATTCTGGCGTTCGTCGAACAGCTTTCGGAAGTGAACGTCGACGGCATCGAACCGATGACGTCTGTTATGCCGATGGAGATGAAAAAGCGGGCGGATGTCGTCACCGACGGCGAAATCCCCGAAAAGGTGCTGGCCAACGCGCCGGCCACCGAAGATCACTTCTTCCTGGTGCCGAAGGTCGTCGAATAA
- a CDS encoding hypothetical protein (product_source=Hypo-rule applied; superfamily=140856), whose amino-acid sequence MCLLCDDEKSYAAYLQYLDAMERAGQVADPDKAMDMLIEEIQKSDAEKLKNKSPFSCDPVDE is encoded by the coding sequence ATGTGCCTGCTCTGCGATGACGAAAAATCCTACGCCGCCTACCTGCAATACCTTGATGCAATGGAGCGCGCGGGACAGGTCGCCGATCCCGATAAGGCGATGGATATGCTGATCGAAGAAATCCAGAAGAGCGATGCTGAAAAGCTCAAGAACAAATCTCCCTTTTCCTGCGACCCGGTTGATGAATGA
- a CDS encoding aspartyl-tRNA(Asn)/glutamyl-tRNA(Gln) amidotransferase subunit A (product_source=KO:K02433; cath_funfam=3.90.1300.10; cog=COG0154; ko=KO:K02433; pfam=PF01425; superfamily=75304; tigrfam=TIGR00132) — MTDLTSLTLADAREGLRQKSFTALELTDAHLAAMEKARVLNAYVLETPEQARAQAREADATIAKGEAGPLAGIPVGVKDLFATNGVRVTACSKILDNFIPPYESTVTSQLWRDGAVMLGKLNNDEFAMGSSNETSAFGPVINPWRREGSDTNLVPGGSSGGSAAAVAANLCFGATGTDTGGSIRQPAAFTGIVGIKPTYGRCSRWGVVAFASSLDQAGPFARTVRDTAILMRSMAGHDPKDTTSVDRPVPDYEAAIGKSVKGMKIGIPKEYRLDGMSAEIEKLWTQGADWLKAAGAELVEISLPHTKYALPAYYVVAPAEASSNLARYDGVRYGARVNGRNIIDMYENTRAEGFGPEVRRRIMIGTYVLSAGYYDAYYLRAQKVRTLIKKDFEDVFAQGVNAILTPATPSAAFGIGEKGKADPIEMYLNDIFTVTVNMAGLPGIAVPAGKDGQGLPLGLQLIGRPFDEETLFSLGEVIEQAAGSFTPKHWWA; from the coding sequence ATGACTGATCTGACTTCGCTGACGCTTGCCGATGCCCGTGAGGGTCTCAGGCAGAAATCCTTCACCGCTTTGGAATTGACCGACGCGCATCTCGCCGCCATGGAGAAGGCGCGGGTGCTCAACGCTTATGTGCTGGAGACGCCGGAGCAGGCCCGAGCGCAGGCGCGCGAGGCGGACGCAACGATCGCAAAAGGCGAGGCTGGCCCACTTGCGGGCATTCCAGTCGGGGTGAAGGATTTGTTCGCCACGAACGGCGTACGCGTCACGGCCTGTTCGAAGATTCTCGACAACTTCATTCCTCCCTATGAATCAACCGTCACCTCGCAGCTTTGGCGAGATGGCGCGGTGATGCTCGGCAAGCTGAACAACGACGAGTTCGCGATGGGTTCGTCGAACGAGACGTCGGCATTCGGTCCTGTGATCAATCCGTGGCGGAGGGAAGGTTCGGATACGAACCTCGTTCCGGGTGGATCGTCCGGTGGTTCGGCGGCCGCGGTCGCAGCCAATCTCTGCTTTGGTGCCACGGGCACCGACACCGGCGGTTCGATCCGCCAGCCCGCGGCGTTCACCGGCATCGTTGGAATCAAGCCGACTTATGGACGCTGCTCACGCTGGGGCGTCGTCGCCTTCGCCTCATCGCTCGATCAGGCTGGACCGTTCGCGCGCACGGTGCGCGACACGGCGATCTTGATGCGCTCGATGGCAGGCCATGATCCGAAGGACACCACGTCGGTTGATCGGCCGGTCCCTGACTATGAAGCCGCGATCGGTAAGTCGGTGAAGGGCATGAAGATCGGCATTCCGAAGGAATACCGCCTTGATGGCATGTCCGCCGAAATCGAGAAGCTGTGGACGCAGGGGGCGGACTGGCTGAAGGCGGCGGGCGCCGAGCTTGTTGAGATCTCGCTGCCTCACACGAAATATGCCTTGCCCGCTTATTACGTGGTGGCGCCGGCGGAAGCTTCATCCAATCTGGCGCGCTATGACGGCGTGCGCTACGGCGCCCGCGTCAATGGCCGCAACATCATCGACATGTACGAGAACACCCGCGCCGAAGGTTTTGGTCCCGAGGTGCGCCGTCGTATCATGATCGGGACGTATGTGCTCTCGGCCGGCTATTATGATGCCTATTACCTTCGGGCTCAAAAAGTCCGCACGCTGATCAAGAAGGATTTCGAGGACGTCTTCGCGCAGGGTGTAAACGCGATCCTGACGCCGGCGACACCGTCCGCGGCGTTCGGTATCGGCGAAAAGGGCAAGGCCGATCCAATCGAAATGTACCTCAACGACATCTTCACTGTGACGGTGAACATGGCGGGACTGCCCGGCATCGCGGTGCCTGCGGGCAAGGACGGGCAGGGGCTGCCGCTCGGCTTGCAATTGATCGGCCGTCCGTTCGACGAGGAAACGCTGTTCTCGCTTGGTGAAGTGATCGAGCAGGCCGCCGGAAGCTTCACGCCTAAACACTGGTGGGCTTAG
- a CDS encoding NTE family protein (product_source=KO:K07001; cleavage_site_network=SignalP-noTM; cog=COG1752; ko=KO:K07001; pfam=PF01734; superfamily=52151), whose protein sequence is MRNFRTIGAFALASVLLLGCAAIQNDPVNIPGTPNTLANRLGLGFKESEIENDVVIGLSFSGGGTRAAAFSYGVLSELERIPVRGAQEPMIEHVDFISGVSGGSVTAAYYGLKKRAGLADFREKFLLRNAEEGLQTDITLTNFTRALAGGINDSTGFPRWLDANLFHGATFGQFRAEGRPRVWINASDIYNRTPFVFDATAFRAICSDLSEYPLADAVAASAAVPVAFAPIVIRSYPRECNDPLPSWIARVRHNPSAPPLLTGFARAMTRYRDGSVPYIKLLDGGLVDNFGLSGFTIARLSSDTPYGPLSPRQAVKIRRAVFLVVDAKTGVSGDWINTVQGPSGVELVKAAADTAIDASVAGSFTAFDRTMSDWQGALVRWRCGLSAAERAKYGVPSGWNCGDLKFYVGRVGFDQLEPERAAALEKVPTRFHLPAEQVDAVISAGRDALRTSPAFRNFAASL, encoded by the coding sequence ATGCGTAACTTTCGGACCATTGGGGCCTTTGCGCTAGCGAGTGTGTTGCTGCTCGGCTGCGCGGCGATTCAGAACGACCCCGTCAACATTCCCGGCACCCCCAACACGCTCGCCAACCGGCTTGGTCTTGGCTTCAAGGAAAGCGAGATCGAGAACGACGTGGTGATCGGCCTCTCGTTCTCAGGCGGCGGCACGCGCGCGGCAGCTTTTTCCTACGGCGTATTGTCTGAGCTGGAGCGGATCCCGGTTCGCGGTGCACAGGAGCCGATGATCGAGCACGTCGATTTCATCTCCGGTGTGTCGGGTGGCTCGGTGACCGCGGCTTATTACGGTCTGAAGAAGCGCGCTGGCCTTGCCGATTTCCGCGAGAAGTTCCTGCTGCGCAATGCCGAAGAGGGACTGCAAACGGATATCACGCTGACGAATTTCACCCGCGCGCTTGCTGGCGGCATCAATGACTCCACTGGCTTCCCGCGCTGGCTGGATGCCAACCTGTTTCATGGTGCAACGTTCGGGCAATTCCGTGCCGAAGGCAGGCCGCGGGTCTGGATCAACGCCTCGGATATCTACAATCGGACACCGTTTGTCTTCGACGCGACGGCTTTCCGTGCCATCTGCAGTGATCTGTCCGAATATCCTTTGGCGGATGCTGTTGCAGCCTCCGCCGCAGTACCGGTGGCATTCGCGCCGATCGTGATCCGGAGCTATCCCCGCGAATGCAATGATCCGCTGCCATCGTGGATCGCGCGGGTACGTCACAATCCCAGTGCGCCACCGCTGCTGACGGGATTCGCACGGGCGATGACCCGCTATCGAGACGGCTCTGTTCCCTACATCAAGCTGCTCGACGGCGGTCTTGTCGATAATTTCGGGTTGTCCGGCTTCACAATCGCACGGCTGTCGTCCGACACACCTTATGGCCCGCTCAGCCCGAGGCAGGCGGTGAAGATACGGCGCGCGGTGTTTCTGGTGGTCGATGCCAAGACCGGCGTTTCCGGCGACTGGATCAACACCGTGCAGGGGCCAAGCGGCGTTGAACTGGTGAAAGCGGCAGCCGATACCGCTATCGATGCCAGCGTTGCCGGAAGCTTCACGGCATTCGACCGCACCATGAGCGACTGGCAGGGCGCGTTGGTCCGCTGGCGTTGTGGTCTCTCGGCTGCTGAGCGTGCCAAGTACGGCGTGCCGTCCGGGTGGAACTGTGGGGATCTCAAATTCTACGTCGGTCGTGTTGGCTTTGATCAGCTAGAGCCGGAACGCGCGGCCGCGCTTGAAAAGGTCCCAACCCGCTTCCATCTCCCCGCGGAGCAAGTGGATGCAGTGATTTCCGCCGGCCGCGATGCACTGCGGACCAGTCCAGCCTTCCGGAATTTCGCTGCAAGCCTATGA
- a CDS encoding aspartyl-tRNA(Asn)/glutamyl-tRNA(Gln) amidotransferase subunit B (product_source=KO:K02434; cath_funfam=1.10.10.410; cog=COG0064; ko=KO:K02434; pfam=PF02637,PF02934; smart=SM00845; superfamily=55931,89095; tigrfam=TIGR00133), with protein MNAPVKSSKLIKGHTGDWEMVIGLEVHAQVTSNSKLFSGASTAFGGQPNGHVSLVDAAMPGMLPVINEECVAQAIRTGLGLKAKINLKSTFDRKNYFYPDLPQGYQISQYKSPIVGEGEVIIDTGDGESISVGIERLHLEQDAGKSMHDQHPTMSFVDLNRSGVALMEIVSKPDMRSAEEARAYVTKLRSILRYLGTCDGDMEKGNLRADVNVSVRKPGEPFGTRCEIKNVNSIRFIGQAIEYEARRQIDILEDGGVIEQETRLYDPNKGETRSMRSKEEAHDYRYFPDPDLLPLEFTSAYVEELKSKLPELPDEKRARFIAEFGLTPYDASVLVAERESADFYEAVLAKLADKARDGKLAANWVINELFGRLNKEGRDIATSPVSADQLSAIVDLIGEGTISGKIAKDLFEIVWTKGGDPKSLVESLGMKQVTDLGAIEKVVDDIIAANPDKVEQAKAKPQLVGWFVGQVMKSSGGKVNPQAVNDILKTKLGL; from the coding sequence ATGAACGCACCTGTCAAATCTTCAAAGCTCATCAAGGGCCACACCGGCGATTGGGAAATGGTCATCGGCCTGGAAGTCCACGCCCAGGTGACCTCGAACTCAAAGCTGTTTTCCGGCGCCTCGACCGCATTCGGCGGGCAGCCGAACGGCCATGTTTCGCTTGTGGATGCCGCAATGCCCGGCATGCTGCCTGTTATCAACGAGGAATGTGTCGCGCAGGCGATCCGCACCGGGCTCGGCCTGAAGGCAAAGATCAATCTGAAATCAACCTTCGACCGGAAAAACTATTTCTATCCGGATCTGCCACAGGGCTATCAGATCAGCCAGTACAAGTCGCCGATCGTCGGCGAGGGCGAAGTGATCATCGACACTGGTGATGGGGAAAGCATTTCCGTCGGCATCGAGCGGCTGCATCTTGAGCAGGATGCCGGCAAGTCGATGCATGATCAGCACCCAACCATGTCGTTCGTCGATCTGAACCGCTCTGGCGTGGCGTTGATGGAGATCGTTTCCAAGCCGGACATGCGCTCCGCAGAAGAGGCGCGGGCTTACGTGACCAAGCTGCGCTCCATCCTTCGTTACCTCGGCACCTGCGACGGCGACATGGAGAAGGGTAACCTCCGTGCGGACGTCAACGTCTCCGTACGCAAACCGGGTGAACCCTTCGGCACGCGCTGCGAGATCAAGAACGTCAACTCGATCCGTTTTATCGGCCAGGCCATCGAGTACGAGGCGCGGCGACAGATCGACATCCTCGAAGACGGTGGCGTCATCGAGCAGGAGACCAGACTATACGATCCCAACAAGGGTGAGACGCGGTCGATGCGCTCCAAGGAAGAGGCGCACGACTACCGTTATTTCCCCGACCCGGACCTCCTGCCGCTGGAATTCACGAGCGCGTATGTCGAAGAACTGAAGTCGAAGCTTCCCGAGCTACCGGATGAAAAACGTGCACGCTTCATCGCGGAGTTCGGGCTAACGCCTTATGACGCCAGCGTTCTTGTTGCCGAGCGGGAGAGTGCCGATTTCTACGAAGCAGTGCTCGCCAAGCTCGCTGACAAGGCTCGCGACGGAAAGCTGGCAGCGAACTGGGTGATCAACGAGTTGTTTGGCCGCCTCAACAAGGAAGGCCGCGACATCGCGACCTCGCCAGTCTCCGCGGACCAGCTTTCGGCGATTGTCGACCTGATCGGAGAGGGAACCATCTCCGGCAAGATTGCCAAGGACTTATTCGAGATCGTCTGGACCAAGGGCGGCGATCCGAAGTCGCTGGTCGAGAGCCTTGGCATGAAGCAGGTCACGGATCTCGGTGCGATCGAAAAGGTGGTCGACGACATCATCGCGGCCAATCCCGACAAGGTCGAACAGGCGAAGGCGAAGCCTCAACTGGTCGGCTGGTTCGTTGGTCAGGTGATGAAATCGTCCGGCGGCAAGGTTAATCCGCAGGCCGTGAACGACATTCTCAAGACCAAACTTGGTCTCTAA
- a CDS encoding hypothetical protein (product_source=Hypo-rule applied; smart=SM00283; superfamily=46596) translates to MAKKAKKAKKTVKKAKSAVKKTAKKTRKVAKKKK, encoded by the coding sequence ATGGCCAAGAAAGCGAAGAAGGCGAAGAAGACGGTAAAGAAGGCAAAGTCGGCAGTGAAGAAGACTGCCAAGAAGACCCGCAAGGTCGCCAAGAAGAAGAAGTAA
- a CDS encoding TPR repeat protein (product_source=COG0790; cath_funfam=1.25.40.10; cog=COG0790; ko=KO:K07126; smart=SM00671; superfamily=81901), whose amino-acid sequence MFQGTINVGTAMPVEADANGDALFELGMLYSTGRGGLVDLIAAHKWFNLAALKGRADAIPLRREVAELMSDADIAIAQREARAWMTSH is encoded by the coding sequence ATGTTTCAGGGAACGATCAATGTCGGCACAGCGATGCCGGTGGAAGCCGATGCTAATGGCGATGCGCTGTTTGAACTCGGCATGCTCTATTCGACCGGCCGCGGCGGCTTGGTCGATCTGATCGCCGCCCACAAGTGGTTCAACCTTGCCGCGCTCAAGGGGCGTGCTGATGCGATCCCGCTGCGCCGTGAGGTCGCCGAATTGATGTCGGACGCCGACATCGCGATTGCTCAGCGCGAAGCGCGGGCTTGGATGACGTCGCACTAA
- a CDS encoding hypothetical protein (product_source=Hypo-rule applied; pfam=PF13356; superfamily=50939), whose protein sequence is MAREIHHLSARVVATAKKVGRHPDGGGLYLSISKNGGRRWVFLYQKDGKTTEMGLGSAVAGAVTLAQARDAAGLHRAQLAAGLDPLSERRAKARRLYAG, encoded by the coding sequence ATGGCTAGAGAGATACACCACCTTAGCGCCCGAGTTGTGGCCACCGCCAAGAAGGTAGGACGCCATCCTGATGGTGGCGGCCTTTATCTGTCGATTTCCAAGAACGGCGGTCGTCGGTGGGTTTTTCTCTACCAAAAGGACGGTAAGACCACTGAAATGGGCCTTGGAAGTGCCGTAGCCGGCGCCGTGACATTGGCGCAGGCGCGGGACGCAGCTGGATTGCATCGCGCTCAATTGGCAGCCGGTCTAGATCCTCTGTCAGAACGCCGCGCTAAGGCGAGGCGCCTCTACGCCGGGTAA
- a CDS encoding hypothetical protein (product_source=Hypo-rule applied), with the protein MNAPGTDTEPGRHALAIGVWENEGGAPAPDTLGHQDGWTIEADRSRTLHPVLPGVEAPRLSAAF; encoded by the coding sequence ATGAACGCTCCTGGCACGGATACCGAACCGGGACGGCACGCCCTCGCGATTGGCGTTTGGGAAAATGAAGGCGGAGCACCGGCGCCCGACACGCTTGGTCATCAAGACGGCTGGACGATTGAGGCGGATCGATCCCGGACGCTCCATCCCGTGTTACCCGGCGTAGAGGCGCCTCGCCTTAGCGCGGCGTTCTGA
- a CDS encoding hypothetical protein (product_source=Hypo-rule applied; superfamily=52402): protein MKIVIEFYRIRETDKAHAVIGRETADPANLDEAIEIAQRLSKTLNMPQQPDAMSISDSDGNELYVHRFSAPNT from the coding sequence ATGAAGATCGTGATCGAGTTCTACCGTATCCGCGAAACGGACAAGGCGCACGCTGTCATTGGCCGGGAGACTGCGGACCCTGCAAATCTCGATGAGGCAATCGAGATCGCGCAGAGGCTTTCAAAGACTCTCAATATGCCGCAGCAGCCAGACGCCATGTCGATCAGCGATAGCGACGGAAACGAACTTTATGTTCACAGGTTCAGCGCACCAAACACCTGA
- a CDS encoding hypothetical protein (product_source=Hypo-rule applied), translating into MNSDADHGCIGSLDIVPVRMGTLGNASFRCPAETRKRHERVATQDKLELVSRSSGREAPLSLKGLSVMAKEQKRGNREAKKPKKEKAASKSADPFANQTKLATNTNIRRAKGKARWS; encoded by the coding sequence ATGAACTCCGACGCTGACCACGGATGTATTGGCAGCTTGGATATCGTTCCGGTCCGAATGGGCACACTAGGCAACGCGTCCTTCCGTTGCCCTGCGGAGACCCGCAAACGTCATGAACGGGTGGCGACGCAGGACAAACTCGAGCTGGTGAGCCGCTCGTCTGGTCGCGAAGCGCCACTCTCATTGAAAGGACTTTCGGTCATGGCTAAGGAACAGAAGCGCGGCAATCGCGAGGCTAAAAAGCCGAAGAAGGAAAAGGCCGCTTCCAAGTCAGCGGACCCGTTTGCCAACCAAACCAAACTCGCCACGAATACAAACATTAGGCGCGCCAAAGGCAAAGCACGGTGGTCGTGA
- a CDS encoding hypothetical protein (product_source=Hypo-rule applied), giving the protein MSSQDARAGGRIIGTIWRFVHRTIRPCRCFVSISVLARSKHTKGDRKCYQENLHEPLGSCLQSCCSARRKRSASGRLMTGLVDALYQAGGLWFGWSGRLGETPSAPNIHLRHGRSQSRGSLATTAAFPMPRCGERIRVHDRPGLKKRLAMLCHRQGTARRLPDKNISEKCRLIVEGADRVMSSRPNFTR; this is encoded by the coding sequence TTGAGCTCTCAGGACGCTCGAGCTGGAGGACGAATCATCGGAACTATCTGGCGCTTCGTCCATCGAACTATTCGCCCTTGTCGGTGCTTTGTCTCGATCTCCGTCCTGGCCAGGAGCAAGCACACCAAAGGCGATCGTAAGTGCTACCAGGAGAACCTTCATGAGCCGCTTGGTTCTTGTCTCCAATCGTGCTGTTCTGCCAGGAGAAAGCGTTCAGCGAGCGGTAGGCTCATGACCGGTCTTGTAGACGCTCTGTACCAGGCCGGCGGCCTATGGTTCGGATGGAGTGGCAGGCTCGGAGAGACGCCCTCGGCGCCGAACATTCACCTACGCCACGGTCGATCTCAGTCGCGCGGATCACTGGCTACTACAGCGGCCTTTCCAATGCCGCGCTGTGGGGAGAGGATTCGCGTTCATGATCGTCCGGGCCTCAAAAAGCGTCTTGCAATGCTATGCCATCGTCAAGGAACGGCTCGACGCCTTCCTGACAAGAACATCTCTGAAAAATGCCGGCTCATCGTGGAGGGCGCGGATCGGGTGATGTCTAGCCGCCCCAACTTCACAAGGTGA
- a CDS encoding hypothetical protein (product_source=Hypo-rule applied) has protein sequence MINDWNVRNTFLFGRALLMSSSDMARLEMSVCAFTPAGPLSPCEVGAARHHPIRALHDEPAFFRDVLVRKASSRSLTMA, from the coding sequence ATGATCAATGATTGGAACGTCCGCAACACTTTCCTGTTCGGGCGTGCGTTGCTGATGTCGAGCAGCGACATGGCCCGGTTGGAGATGTCTGTGTGTGCTTTCACACCAGCGGGGCCGCTCTCACCTTGTGAAGTTGGGGCGGCTAGACATCACCCGATCCGCGCCCTCCACGATGAGCCGGCATTTTTCAGAGATGTTCTTGTCAGGAAGGCGTCGAGCCGTTCCTTGACGATGGCATAG
- a CDS encoding hypothetical protein (product_source=Hypo-rule applied; superfamily=53955), which produces MPDYKAYFIGRDGHFFNAKDLLCDSDEVAIEAAKQLVDGHDVELWQRHRKVAKLKPNR; this is translated from the coding sequence ATGCCGGACTACAAAGCCTATTTCATCGGCAGGGATGGCCACTTTTTTAACGCAAAAGATCTTCTTTGCGATAGCGACGAAGTTGCCATTGAAGCTGCGAAACAGCTCGTTGATGGTCACGATGTTGAGCTTTGGCAACGGCATCGCAAAGTTGCGAAGTTGAAGCCAAACCGTTAG
- a CDS encoding two-component sensor histidine kinase (product_source=COG3920; cog=COG3920; pfam=PF07536; smart=SM00911; superfamily=55874), producing the protein MSIPPENEPDYLRELLAKAGVDAQASAIAAALQEVVIRELHHRVKNTLAIASAITSQSLKTANSLEEAAKTISDRLLALGTAQDLLIRERWIGAGCRTLIENAINAFQARSLDQFEINGENIPISAGPAMSLSMVIHELCTNATKYGALSVSGGHVSIEWTVSEDNPKRFTLHWTESGGPPVREPSRKSFGSRLIEQALPGQLNGEARLRFDPNGLICEVNIPLSAMQEH; encoded by the coding sequence ATGAGCATCCCGCCTGAAAACGAGCCTGACTACCTAAGGGAGTTGCTTGCGAAAGCCGGCGTCGATGCTCAGGCGAGCGCCATAGCAGCGGCACTCCAGGAAGTGGTTATCCGAGAGTTGCACCATCGTGTCAAAAACACACTCGCTATTGCTTCAGCAATTACATCCCAAAGTTTGAAGACTGCGAATAGTCTGGAGGAAGCCGCCAAGACGATCAGTGATCGGTTGCTCGCCCTGGGAACGGCTCAAGACCTTCTCATTCGCGAGCGTTGGATCGGAGCCGGTTGCCGAACGTTGATCGAAAATGCGATAAACGCCTTTCAAGCCAGAAGTCTCGATCAGTTTGAAATCAATGGTGAGAACATCCCGATTTCAGCAGGCCCGGCCATGTCGTTATCAATGGTCATTCATGAACTCTGCACCAATGCCACGAAGTATGGTGCGCTTTCCGTCTCGGGCGGTCACGTATCGATCGAATGGACAGTTTCAGAAGACAATCCTAAGCGCTTTACCCTGCATTGGACAGAAAGCGGCGGCCCGCCCGTGCGAGAGCCCTCGCGCAAAAGCTTCGGCAGCCGGCTCATCGAACAAGCTTTGCCGGGGCAGCTAAATGGTGAAGCCCGCTTACGATTCGATCCCAATGGGTTAATCTGCGAGGTCAATATCCCACTCAGCGCGATGCAAGAACACTAG
- a CDS encoding transcriptional regulator with XRE-family HTH domain (product_source=COG1396; cath_funfam=1.10.260.40; cog=COG1396; smart=SM00530; superfamily=47413) — translation MLTTGNQLKAARALLDMEQAVLSTLAGVSINTIRNLEASKANGIKGNNQTVTAVQRALEAQGIEFLNHGQPGVRLISSIDRKA, via the coding sequence ATGCTAACGACAGGAAATCAGCTAAAGGCGGCTCGGGCACTCCTCGATATGGAGCAGGCAGTTCTTTCGACGCTTGCAGGAGTGAGTATCAACACAATCCGCAATCTTGAGGCATCGAAGGCGAACGGCATAAAAGGGAACAACCAGACCGTGACTGCCGTCCAAAGGGCCTTAGAAGCGCAGGGAATTGAATTTCTGAACCATGGACAACCGGGCGTCCGCCTGATTTCATCGATAGATCGCAAGGCCTAA